ataaaaaaacttcaACAGATGAAAAAGAGATTGTCCACGTACACTGAAACACAAGGCTTCTTGCCTCCTCTGAATATACCTGAGAATACTGAAGTAAGTTTAAAGATAATAGGTATGTCTGTAATTTTACAGCATACAACTGTGTTTGGATTAAAaagttaataattataattacacAATTTCATACACTGCTCATGATCAGCTGTAGTTCTGCTGAAGTTCAGATGAGTAGCAGATTTATCAGTGAGTTTGAGAGAGAAGTTTCATCTCAGATAATCACCAGGGAAAGTTTTAGTTCTGTTCACATAACCTGAATCCTGTTTCTCTGACTGCTGGGAATTATATCTTGCTGACACCATGTCTCCAGCTCAGAACAATGTCTAGTTAAAATcccaaataaaataatttgtatttgtccatgtattttatttatttatttatttatttgtttgtttgtttgtttgtttgtttgtaattaATAAAAGGCCTGTTATAAAagctttttattaaataataaacacacaaatgtaaTAAGAAAACATGCTCATAAATGAATTACAGTGAACAAGCGACAGGCTAGAAAAAAATTTCAAGATACACTAAACAGCACTAAACACTTTATCAAAACACTGAACACTTTAAATGTCCCACATTTaagatattattaaaaatgttattagcAAATTAATCAATCTTGGCATCTGATATACTCAGTTCATGTAAACATACAGTGCTGTGCATAAGTTTAATGCATGTTAGTACCAGAAAAAATAGTTTTGAGacagtgtttatatattttgcatCAGTCCACTAGTAGGAATATCAACATTTACAAACATTAATTCCAGCAACATTTTTGTAGTAATATTTGACTTCAATTTGACAAATTGTCTAAGAAAACTTTGCGTGCAAAAGCAGAGCATTTGTATTGTATGCATTACAGCACTGTATAGTATTTGAAACAAATGAACAATGAAGCCAGTTCTCATAGTGTTCAGTCTGGTTCCTAAATACATATGTGTCTTATTTAGTTTGCAAAGGCGTATCACCTGATGCTATTGtttgatgttttaaacaagaatAGTGTTGCTGTGGCATCAGGATACTGGTGTTATAAACACTGCCACAAGTAAGAAGAGTCCAGTCCCATTTCTCCATAGGTTTATGGTGCTGAGACACGGCCGGGGCCTCCAAGAGCCATAAAGAGTGTCACCTCTAAAAGCCCTAGTGCATGTAAAGAGCCCAACACCATGTCTCTAGGATATTCTGATAATTTGTTTAAGCTCTGTTTCTCTTCTGATTAAGCAGTTATCCTTGTGCGTGACAAGATATGTGccaaaatactgcaatattcagCATACAAGGAAGTAGTAGCCTGCTGTCAGTGATGTGAGATATGAAAAAAGCCATAATGGGAGTTGGAACCAAATAATAATTTGATATGCAATCAAGAATTAATGCATCAATGTTTTTCTAAACAATGTGCAGTTGTTCAGAGCTGTGTAGCAGATCTAAACTGACCACAATTATTTAAgcacatttttatcttttttttatcttttgcaCACTGTGCATACATAAATTGggtaacacttcacaataaggttcattagttaaacattagttaatatattaactaacatgaattaaccaggagcaatacatttgtcactgtatttactaatctttgttaatgttagttaatgaaaatacagttgttcattgttagttcatgttatttcagtgcattaactaatgttaacaagattaacattaactaagaataatAAATGCTGAACAAGtccagttcattattagttcatgttaactaatgtagttaactaatgctaactaatgaaccttattgtaaatcaTTACCAACATTATTTTACTTGATGTATTATTAAGGAATGAACTAATCACATTTGGTAAATGGTGCACAGTACTAACATGAAATGATACAAAATCCATTTAATTTTGGGAAATGCAACATGAGAAAAAACACTTGTGGTAAAGACAACAACATATTGACAAAGTCATTTCCTTTAGATACAGCAAAAATGTGTTCCTTATTCAGTGTTTCAAGATCTTATTCTGttacacaataaaaaaataaaaaaaaacaatgcagtgCATTTGGCAAGACTATAACAGCACAAGTACAGTGTGTTTTACACCAGCGAGAAGCAATGAAAGATCTAACAATAAAGATATAAAGATAGATCCAGCTCACTAGTTGGTGTTTTACAAGTTTAACTATATTATTGAGGATATTTTGGACATTAGCAGCATTTGCTGTACCGTTTACACTTAAAACTTTTCTCTGAATCGTGTCTTATATATTCCCGCTGTCACTGTGCATTGAATACAATGTTATGTCTTGACTTGTGTTTATCATCACTGTAAGAGAAGAACATGATTGCAGAGCTTTCAACATCTGTAGGTTACAATGAGGATGTTGTATCATACAGAGTTACAACATCCTTATTGTAACctacaaagaaaaaatgaaagagagagaactGAAAACAACAGGGAAATACAGCCTGGACTTTTCATGAATTTGCCTTTCAAATAGGCTCAACATCTTCCTCATTCCTCTCTCGTTTTCATCCTGGCAGTAAGAGACTGTATTCTATGATTGGAGGAGAGATTCAGAGAGACTGAGATAGGATTGTTGTCAGATTAGATGTGCGGGCGAGTGGGCGGGTGTACCATTTGCATGGTCacattttggttttgtttaTGTATCCTCATTCTGACCAACAGAGAAACCGAAAGAGACAtatttacacacaaaaaaaaaagaaaaagaaaaagaaaaaaaaagataaaatataacAATGAGATGGAAAAGGCAAAAAAGTACACAATGATCTGTCTCTAATTTAATTGTATTCAGGGTTGATGTTATTGTCCTGTTACACTTCATACTCTTATCATGACAGGACCTCACAAACCTGACAGATTTGCATTTCTCTTCTTTCTGACATATTCTTCTGTATTGTATGTATTACAGCATTTTGTATTGTGTTTTTGCAGTACATAAAATGCTTTTGATGCCTATAATCATCATACTGTTTCTGAAATACACAGAGGcattcagtttgtttttttttttgtttttttttgtgacctGATGCCATTATCTGATGAGTTTCATTTACTTTTAAGGAGTTGTGCTTGATGTGGAAACTCTGAGCACCAGGATGtttgtcatacaaacatgaaaaCGCCCAATCCCATGTGTTTATTGTGATGTTCTGGTGCTGAGAAACGGCTGGGGCCCTTAGAGGACATTAAAACCCCAGAGCACTGCCTCAAAACACACCAAACATGGGGAGGAAGGGGAAAGGGTTATGATGATGAGAGGTAGTGGTGTTCAGACACTGAGTTTTATCCAAATGTGCACTCAAATTAAATCTCATATTACCACAGATGtgctatttgtttgtttttttggtttgtaaACCAGAAGCCACATTTCATTcacactttggataaaagcatcagCCAAATGAATATATGTAAAACATTTGGTTTTAGTAAAAAGTGTAAGATTAGTAATATGTTTGTAATATACAACTTTGGCAGATGCATTATTTCATAATACAATTTATTGGGTCTTGAACATAATGAGATCATGCAAATACAATGAAACAATGTGccttattttctgtttatacctgagaattttgaaatacattttaaacataatTAACAGTTCCtacaaatacaacattttcaatATGAATGTTTACTAGTACAGAATTTTTAAGGCAGCAACATATTGACTCATATTGTCTTAACTTTAGCCTGTTTCAATATCTcattatattatacaataaGAATGCAGTGAATAAGGCAAgaatataacagtatataaaaaaaagcatcTTTTGCATCAGAAAACTGTAAAACTATAAAATGAAAAGACAAGGCAAGGTTATTTACAGCATATTTTATACACACTAGTAATTAAAAGCAGTTGACTTAAAAGTGATAATCATAAAGggtacaaaatataaaaatagttattaaagccaaaatatGTAACTTGGCCCTTTAGCAGCTGCAGCATAAAACTACTTGCAGAAGAACATTAGTTTTGGTAATTACATGAGCTGTGAGTCGCTCCTCTATTCTGCACACATGAATCTGATGGTTTGAGATGCATCACTTACAACTAGGACTTTgtcaattttgacattttgtgtcatttacattttttgaagtcataatttttactttttattcttGTAATTTCAACTTTCTTCTCATAATACTGACTTTTTATTCCATAATTGACATTGTATGttagaatttcaactttttaatcTCGTTTTATGATCTTCTTATGTGAAAGAAATGGGCCTACATACTGAGCCCATGGTTACATGTGAGCATCTTATCAGTGCAAATGTCGCTAACAACATTAAACCctctataaataaaaaacaaaaaacagatatTTAAGAAAATGAATTGTGAGCAGATAACTTAAATTCTGCTGTTGTTTTGACCTGGCAATGTTACAACATAAACATTGTTTTGAGAACCTTCTCTCAACGATAAACTTAGCTCACGATGCTTATGAGAAATATAGCCCTTTTCAATGCACAGCAAATATGATGCTATTtgcaaaaacaaatgaaaaaattctgaaaaaacaaaccaaagttaatttttgttttattatggaTAATGTTGCTTTCCGTTTTTGTAGCTTTAAACCATTAGTCTGCGTGTGTTTGTAGATATGACACAAACACGCGCAGACTAATGGTTTCCCATGAAATCCATCCTAACGGCTGTAAAATATGTTATAGGCTTAATTTGATCAGCAGGAAATACAGTAACAGTTTCCATTCTGTTTCCTGTTCTTCAACCAAATCACTTGCACACTCATCTCATTATTTCTTACtttttccatccaaagttgtggCAGCAAAAATGAAGCACTgacattctcctctgacctgaATTTCATGCAATTGCTGCCGGTACACCACGCTATACAGGTGTGCCATCATGTAACGACTTTATTATTATCAGCTCTTACTGATTCATAATGTTCTAACCTCATGAGCATCTGAACTCATGCTGTGTCCACCTGCACTAAGATTGCTTGAGGACTTTTTTCTCAAGTAAACTAAAATGAAACctataactataacaataagtataactataactatactGAATACAATGCCACCCCAAAGCCAAGGCGATGGTATCCACACACTGCTTGGTTTTGTTGTTCCTTGGTTTTCTTGTTCAGTGGATATGGTTCCTTTTTCTGCTGTTGATTCTgcaacaaaaaaagtataacaGATCATTTTACCTCACTGTGACAGACAACAGAGCCGTCTATACTTAATAAACAGCAGCATTCAGACTGAAACATCACTAGTGAACTTGGGATCAATTTCTTGAAGcatttagattttaaagcaaataactgtgtttaaataaaaatcttcATGCACTAATCTACTACTTTCACACACCCTTAATGATCAGCTGTACAGTCTTCTGTTCAGACGAGTGTGTGATGAGGCAGCTGTATTTTCCTGCATCAGCATAAATGAGATCATGGAGTTTGATGGAGAAGTTTCCTCTCTCATACTCCTCTGGAAATAATTCAGTTCTGTTTTTATACTCTGAATCCTGGTTCCCTTGTGAATGACTGCTGGGAATTATATCACACACAATCTTGCTGCCATTGtgtctccaaaacacatgaatatCTTGAAGGTTATGATCATGTTCAGTGGAAGAACATGGAAGGACAACAGAACTGCCAATAACAGCCTCTACTACTGTGACCTGCAGAAACACTGAAACAAGAAAAACTTTAATTGAAACTTTAACAGTCAGGCATTCATTTATCTTTCAAATGTAGTTTGTTCAGGTGCTCACCTTTATTTATCAGCACTGCAAACACACAGATGAAGCCACAACTGCAGACAGAGAAAACAAGTTCATTTAACTTTGTTTGGTTCAACTTGAATAACACGGTACAAACAACACTAAAGTCATGAGTTCCCACATAACACACATAATACAGGTAAGAGGGTAAGATAGGACAGGGTGTCCTCCCATACTTGGTTTTCTTACTGATCACAGGTGTCACTAAATTCATCTCTAAATATGTTACAAATTGGCAGTAAATGTTCTTAAGGTAGCAT
The nucleotide sequence above comes from Chanodichthys erythropterus isolate Z2021 chromosome 10, ASM2448905v1, whole genome shotgun sequence. Encoded proteins:
- the LOC137029052 gene encoding myelin-oligodendrocyte glycoprotein-like, giving the protein MIISCGFICVFAVLINKVFLQVTVVEAVIGSSVVLPCSSTEHDHNLQDIHVFWRHNGSKIVCDIIPSSHSQGNQDSEYKNRTELFPEEYERGNFSIKLHDLIYADAGKYSCLITHSSEQKTVQLIIKESTAEKGTISTEQENQGTTKPSSVWIPSPWLWGGIVFSIVIVILIVIVIGFILVYLRKKSSSNLSAGGHSMSSDAHEVRTL